A window of Betaproteobacteria bacterium genomic DNA:
GCTCTGGACCGTCCACGACAAGTACCCCCGCATCTCCGGCATTCTGGCGACCAAGGGCAACCTGGTCTTCAGCGGCGACATGAAGGGGTACGTGTACGCGTATGACGCTGGAAGCGGCACGGAACTGTGGCGGTTCAACATGGGGTCCGGCTCGCGTGGCGGCATCATCAGCTACATGGCCGGCGGGGAGCAGTACATCCTCGTGCCGAGCGGAATCGGCTCTGCCGCTCAGGCGATCGTGGCTGCCATCTATCCGGAAGTCGGCGACTTTCCCGCGGGCGCGAATCTGTTCGCGTTCAAGCTGACCCGCTGACCTTCCTGCCCCGCTCCGGGCTGCCTCGAATTCCCCGGAGCGGGGCCTCCCGTTCCACGAAAACCTCGAAGTGCCGTTCCTCAGGACGGCGCTCATTCATGATGAACCATTCGCTCACCAAACATCTGTGGCTGCTGGCCGTGTGCCTTGCTGCGGGCACCGTCACTGCGGAGGATCTGCCGCCTCCGGAAGACGGGAGGCATCGATCTCGCCAGTCCGGATGTCATCGCGCAGGGCCTCGATCTGCTCAACAAGACCTGTGGCGGCTATTGTCATGGGACGGAAGCTCGCGGCTTCAAGGCGCCCTCGCTGCGCAACCGGAGCGATCTGTCGGTGGATTCGCTCCACGCCACAATTTCCTATGGCCGAAAACGCGCCGGAAAGATGATGCCGGCGTGGAAAGGCTCGCTGCCCGATGATGCGATCTGGTCGGCCGTGGCGGCGATCGTTTCCTTGCGCAATGCCGATCCCCCCGGCGAAAGCGCTCCCAAACCGGGCGGTCACTGAAGACCGTTCCCGCGCTGCGTCGGACACGCGTGGTGGCGGCATCGACCGGTTCAGCCAGATGCCACGTCTCGCACAACTCCTCCGGACTTGCCATCCGCCTGTCTCAGGCCGCCAAAAGGATGCACGGGCCGCAATCAGACGTTCTCTAGATCGAACCCAGTCCGCGGGCAATATCGGCCTGAAGGTCGTCGAACGACTCCAACCCGACCGAAAGGCGCAGCAACCCTTCGCCAATCCCCGCCACCTGCCGGGCTTCGGGCGAGATTCGCCCGTGCGTGGTGCTCGCGGGGTGCGTGATTGTGCTCTTGGTGTCCCCCAGATTGGCCGTGATGGAGATCATCCGCGTGGAATCGACGATGCGCCACGCAGCGTCGCGGTCCCCGGCCACCTCGAACGAGAGCACAGCCCCGCCGGTCTTCTGCTGAGCCTTCACCAACGAGTGCTGAGGATGCGATTCCAGGCCCGGATAGTGAACGCGCTTCACTTTGGGATGCGATTCCAGCCAGCGCGCCAGCAAGTCCGCGGTCGCGGACTGTGCCTGCATCCGGATGGGCAGAGTCTCGAGCCCTTTCAACACCACCCACGCATTGAACGGACTGAGGGTCGCGCCGGCATTGCGAAGGAACGCCGTCAACGGTTCGAGCACCACGTCACGCCTGCCCAGGACCGCGCCGCCCATGACCCGCCCTTGTCCGTCCAGGTACTTGGTCGCGGAGTGAACCACGATGTCGGCACCGAGCGCGAGAGGCTTCTGAATGATGGGGGTGCAGAAACAGTTGTCGACTACCAGCAGACTGCCGGCCCGGTGCGCAATGTCGGCAAGCGCCGGGATGTCGGCGATCTCCATCATGGGATTGGAAGGCGTCTCGACGAAGAAGAGCTTCGTCTGGGGACGGACAGCCGCCGCCCACGCGGCCGGATCGGCCAGTGGAACGTACGTGGTGGCGATACCGAACTTCCCGAGAAGATTGTTGAAGAGCTGCGTGGTGGCACCGAACAGGCTGCGCGAAGCGACGATGTGATCGCCGGAGCGCAGAAGTCCCATCGCGCATCCCAGGATCGCCGCCATGCCTGATGAAGTCGCCACGCAGCATTCGGCGCCCTCGAGGGCGGCGAGGCGTTCTTCGAACGCATCCACGGTCGGATTGGTGTAGCGCGAGTAGACGTACCCGGCATCGGAACCGGCAAACCGGGCGGCTGCCTGGGCAGCACTCTCGAAAACGAAGCTGGACGTCAGGAACAGGGGCTCGGCGTGTTCGCCGAATTCAGTCCTATGGATGCCACTGCGTATCGCCAGCGTTTGCGCATCGTATTCCGTCATTCTCATTTGGGTGCTCCAGAACGAAAAAACCCGTCCGGCGCGGGCGCTCGAACGGGTTCTTCATTCGGAACGCTTTAGCCGGATTTCTATGGCGCCCGCAAGCTGTCTTCAAATCGGCGCCGCTGCCCTCTCGAACAGCCAGAACGAGTCTACGTCATCTTCGCCGCCACGTCACCCCGCCTCGACGAGATTGAGATCGAGCTGCGTATTGGCGACCGAACCCCGGCGCGCCAGCGAATCGTCGTTTCGCTGCGCCTCGATGCCCGCCAGATACTCGGCAGTGACGTCACCCGTAACATAGACGCCATTGAAACAGGACGTCTCGAAGTTCTCGATGGCCGGGTTCACGGAACGGACAGCATCCACGAGCGCATCGAGATCCTGGTACACGAGGCGGTCCGCGCCGATCTCGCGCGCGATCTCGTCGTCGTTGCGCCCGCTCGCGATCAGTTCCTTGGCAGACGGCATGGCGATTCCGTACACGTTCGGAAAGCGGACGGGGGGCGAGGCCGACGCAAAATACACGCGGTTGGCGCCGGACTCGCGCGCCATCTGAACGATCTCCCGGCTCGTGGTTCCCCGCACGATGGAATCGTCGACGAGAAGCACATTCTTGCCCCGGAATTCCATGCCGATCGCGTTGAGCTTCTGGCGGACC
This region includes:
- a CDS encoding c-type cytochrome, which produces MLRAPSLRRICRLRKTGGIDLASPDVIAQGLDLLNKTCGGYCHGTEARGFKAPSLRNRSDLSVDSLHATISYGRKRAGKMMPAWKGSLPDDAIWSAVAAIVSLRNADPPGESAPKPGGH
- a CDS encoding O-succinylhomoserine sulfhydrylase encodes the protein MTEYDAQTLAIRSGIHRTEFGEHAEPLFLTSSFVFESAAQAAARFAGSDAGYVYSRYTNPTVDAFEERLAALEGAECCVATSSGMAAILGCAMGLLRSGDHIVASRSLFGATTQLFNNLLGKFGIATTYVPLADPAAWAAAVRPQTKLFFVETPSNPMMEIADIPALADIAHRAGSLLVVDNCFCTPIIQKPLALGADIVVHSATKYLDGQGRVMGGAVLGRRDVVLEPLTAFLRNAGATLSPFNAWVVLKGLETLPIRMQAQSATADLLARWLESHPKVKRVHYPGLESHPQHSLVKAQQKTGGAVLSFEVAGDRDAAWRIVDSTRMISITANLGDTKSTITHPASTTHGRISPEARQVAGIGEGLLRLSVGLESFDDLQADIARGLGSI